A single genomic interval of Dysidea avara chromosome 6, odDysAvar1.4, whole genome shotgun sequence harbors:
- the LOC136259020 gene encoding uncharacterized protein produces the protein MEKEGMLKALNFLASKSLEVGTLVTDRHKQVSKFVRQQHPHIDHRYDIWHVSKGIKKKLGKLSKQADCDLVREWTKSITNHLYWCAANGIDGDDILKRWKSLIDHICDEHDECYHTTLSPEDRRKKWFTPGSKAYEKLYDILCSKTLLPDIKKLSSQHQTSSLEAYHSVVNHFAPKLLSFSYHGLHSRLLLAILHFNENFGRPQARTREGKERLAIAYTKAKAGECTPKPIPVPKTYIYVEKLMHKTVEYCTAGEKHEHSESPPPLASAYEHPDKDTTPSFSRYKR, from the exons ATGGAAAAGGAGGGAATGTTAAAGGCTCTCAATTTTCTAGCCAGTAAGTCTTTAGAAGTTGGGACTCTGGTAACGGATAGGCACAAGCAAGTCAGTAAGTTTGTTAGGCAGCAACATCCACATATTGACCATCGCTATGATATTTGGCATGTTTCCAaag GTATTAAAAAAAAGCTTGGCAAGTTATCAAAACAAGCAGACTGTGACCTCGTCAGGGAGTGGACAAAAAGCATTACCAATCATCTTTATTGGTGTGCAGCGAATGGAATTGATGGTGATGACATCTTGAAGCGGTGGAAGTCATTGATAGATCACATCTGTGATGAACATGATGAATGCTACCACACAACACTGTCACCTGAAGATAGACGAAAAAAGTGGTTTACACCAG GCAGCAAAGCATATGAAAAATTATATGACATACTCTGCAGTAAGACGTTGTTGCCAGACATCAAGAAACTATCATCACAGCATCAAACAAGCAGCTTGGAGGCTTATCACAGCGTGGTGAACCATTTTGCTCCCAAGTTGCTGTCTTTCTCCTATCATGGATTGCACTCTAG GTTGTTACTAGCTATATTACACTTCAATGAGAACTTTGGAAGACCACAAGCAAGGACAAGGGAAGGCAAGGAGCGTTTAGCAATAGCATATACAAAGGCTAAAGCCGGTGAATGCACTCCTAAACCTATCCCAGTTCCCAAGACATACA TCTATGTAGAGAAGCTGATGCACAAAACAGTGGAGTACTGTACTGCTGGTGAAAAACATGAGCACTCTGAATCACCCCCACCATTGGCTAGTGCATATGAGCATCCTGACAAGGACACTACTCCATCGTTCTCTCGATACAAAAGATAA